A window of Acropora muricata isolate sample 2 chromosome 3, ASM3666990v1, whole genome shotgun sequence contains these coding sequences:
- the LOC136912381 gene encoding myosin heavy chain, clone 203-like has protein sequence MCWSESTSVPNSELENIIAHAQSFTQEESKSGEETLLPNTEMDEIIARAQSFTRKESISKEPKLMNMIIARARSFTREENKSSEPTSNEEDSDASLSSETEDYTSDQSYNKAITSEGTPDSQHATSNEQTNRSNPEDSDLAGIVASIENDLSKLKERLYRRDASGDGLESRPSKPPPGARILKRQASVVKSNLDRVYREKQHLQNEVESLRRYLLKRRDSAMDLRKKRSRGRRNTASELENHLEGIKTLQALLGKSDDQLRKTNDIISRLQAVNNETEEKLRESELLKGDLRRAVQIANSFAMEEQGKSEELMLRNQALLQQIEVLKGGSAASPSSLNDISDASEEITTPKVKSAFKLKRNQFYNRNVSEDDYDDNESIFTTEGESDFYSSRRSSINSESDFARSPQDKTDTIDSTLSSLNAEVPSNKTECTETECTSHDSSTVDSSDTDEDKE, from the exons ATGTGTTGGAGTGAATCGACTTCGGTGCCGAACTCAGAGCTGGAAAATATCATTGCACATGCGCAGTCATTTACACAAGAAGAAAGCAAATCTGGCGAAGAAACTTTACTGCCGAATACTGAAATGGACGAAATTATCGCACGTGCCCAGTCATTTACACGGAAAGAGAGCATTTCTAAGGAACCAAAGTTGATGAACATGATTATTGCGCGAGCGCGTTCGTTCACCAGAGAAGAAAACAAGTCAAGTGAACCAACTTCAAACGAGGAAGATTCGGACGCGTCTTTGTCGTCTGAGACAGAGGATTATACAAGCGACCAAAGCTACAACAAAGCTATCACCAGTGAAGGAACACCAGACTCGCAACATGCGACATCCAATGAACAAACAAATCGCAGCAATCCAGAAGATAGTGACTTGGCTGGTATAGTAGCTTCTATTGAAAATGATTTGAGCAAACTGAAAGAGAGGCTATATAGAAGAGATGCATCAG GTGATGGATTGGAATCTAGGCCAAGCAAACCACCACCAGGTGCTCGCATTCTTAAACGACAGGCCTCAGTTGTGAAGTCGAATCTTGATCGAGTGTACAGAGAGAAGCAGCATCTTCAAAATGAGGTAGAGTCACTGCGCCGATACTTGCTGAAACGGCGAGACTCTGCAATGGATCTCCGGAAAAAGCGTTCGCGGGGAAGAAGAAACACTGCTTCGGAATTAGAAAATCACTTAGAAGGAATCAAAACATTACAAGCCTTGCTCGGGAAATCGGACGATCAGCTACGAAAGACAAACGATATCATTTCTCGACTCCAAGCGGTCAATAATGAAACCGAAGAGAAACTTCGCGAGTCTGAATTGCTGAAGGGTGATCTTCGTCGAGCCGTTCAAATAGCTAATAGCTTTGCAATGGAAGAGCAAGGCAAATCAGAGGAACTTATGCTACGAAATCAAGCATTACTCCAACAAATTGAAGTTTTAAAAGGAGGATCTGCTGCCTCGCCGAGTAGTCTTAACGATATTAGTGACGCATCAGAGGAAATAACGACTCCAAAAGTGAAGTCAGCTTTCAAGCTGAAAAGAAATCAATTTTACAATCGTAACGTCAGCGAAGATGACTATGATGATAACGAAAGTATTTTTACAACTGAAGGTGAATCGGACTTTTATTCCTCGCGCAGGTCGAGCATCAATAGCGAATCTGATTTTGCAAGGAGTCCACAGGACAAAACAGATACAATCGATTCTACTCTGTCATCACTAAACGCCGAAGTTCCATCGAACAAGACTGAATGCACGGAGACTGAATGTACGAGTCACGATAGTTCTACGGTGGATTCGTCGGATACTGATGAGGATAAAGAATAA